One Stenotrophomonas sp. SAU14A_NAIMI4_5 DNA segment encodes these proteins:
- the queC gene encoding 7-cyano-7-deazaguanine synthase QueC, with translation MKKAVVLLSGGMDSAAVIAMAQEQGFAVHALSVRYGQRHTSELDAAVRVAKAQGVIAHKTVDVDLRSIGGSALTDDIDVPEAGGEGIPVTYVPARNTIMLSLALGWAEVLGANDIFCGVNAVDYSGYPDCRPEFIAAFQALANLATKSGVEGAGITVHAPLQFLSKAQIVSEGVRLGVDFGLTVSCYNADANGAACGHCDACRLRAQGFADAGVADPTLYA, from the coding sequence ATGAAGAAGGCAGTCGTGCTTCTCTCCGGCGGCATGGATTCAGCCGCCGTCATCGCCATGGCCCAGGAACAGGGCTTCGCCGTGCATGCCCTGAGCGTGCGCTATGGCCAGCGCCACACCTCCGAGCTGGACGCCGCCGTTCGCGTGGCCAAGGCCCAGGGCGTGATCGCCCACAAGACCGTGGACGTGGACCTGCGCAGCATCGGCGGCTCGGCCCTGACCGATGACATCGACGTGCCCGAAGCGGGCGGCGAGGGCATCCCGGTCACCTACGTGCCGGCGCGCAACACCATCATGCTGTCGCTGGCCCTGGGCTGGGCCGAAGTGCTCGGCGCCAACGACATCTTCTGCGGCGTCAACGCCGTGGACTATTCGGGCTACCCGGATTGCCGCCCCGAGTTCATCGCCGCCTTCCAGGCGCTGGCCAACCTGGCCACCAAGTCGGGCGTGGAAGGGGCGGGCATCACCGTGCACGCACCGCTGCAGTTCCTCAGCAAGGCGCAGATCGTCAGCGAAGGCGTGCGCCTGGGCGTGGATTTCGGCCTGACCGTGTCCTGCTACAACGCCGACGCCAACGGCGCCGCCTGCGGCCACTGCGATGCCTGCCGCCTGCGCGCGCAGGGCTTCGCCGATGCCGGCGTAGCCGACCCGACGCTGTACGCGTAA
- the queE gene encoding 7-carboxy-7-deazaguanine synthase QueE — MTAVSPSAAVATPSEIVQSPLPRLKITEIFTSLQGEADTAGWPTVFVRLTGCPLRCNYCDTAYAFHGGTWWDIDDIVAEVLAQGVRHVCVTGGEPLAQKRCLVLLQKLCDAGMDVSLETSGALDVSAVDPRVSRVVDIKTPGSAEAARNRLENLPLLTARDQIKFVICSREDYDWAKGMLAEHDLVKRCTVFFSPSKGEITARQLADWIVEDRLPVRFQMQLHKILWNDEPGR, encoded by the coding sequence ATGACCGCCGTTTCCCCGTCCGCCGCCGTCGCTACCCCCAGCGAAATCGTGCAGTCGCCGCTGCCCCGGCTGAAGATCACCGAGATCTTCACCTCGCTGCAGGGCGAAGCCGATACCGCCGGCTGGCCGACCGTGTTCGTGCGCCTGACCGGCTGCCCGCTGCGCTGCAACTACTGCGACACGGCCTACGCCTTCCACGGCGGCACCTGGTGGGATATCGACGACATCGTGGCCGAGGTGCTGGCCCAGGGCGTGCGCCATGTCTGCGTGACCGGCGGCGAGCCGCTGGCGCAGAAGCGCTGCCTGGTGCTGCTGCAGAAGCTCTGCGACGCCGGCATGGACGTCTCGCTGGAAACCTCCGGCGCGCTGGACGTCAGCGCGGTCGACCCGCGCGTGTCGCGCGTCGTGGACATCAAGACCCCGGGCTCGGCCGAGGCCGCGCGCAACCGTCTGGAAAACCTGCCGCTGCTGACCGCGCGCGACCAGATCAAGTTCGTCATCTGCAGCCGCGAAGATTACGACTGGGCCAAGGGCATGCTCGCCGAGCACGACCTGGTGAAGCGCTGCACCGTGTTCTTCTCGCCCAGCAAGGGCGAGATCACCGCGCGCCAGCTGGCCGACTGGATCGTCGAAGACCGGCTGCCGGTGCGCTTCCAGATGCAGCTGCACAAGATTCTGTGGAACGACGAGCCGGGCCGATGA
- the ybgF gene encoding tol-pal system protein YbgF: MRIGIKLMLVVAAALVAAAPAHAQRQSLADRVGSLEQQMYNNSANQDLLNQINQLRQQVTSLQSTLEQIQHENAQLKQSAQDQYLDLDSRLNRLEGGNAAPALPPVPATSSTAPAAPAQPTAAATSERPPSVHGDPGSLAATGDERTSYNVAFDALKAGKYDDSAQLFLSFLELYPNGVYTPNALYWLGESYYATRNFPMAETQFRELISRYPTHDKASGGLLKVGLSLYGEGKVDQAQQTLETVVAQYPGSDAARTAQDRLQSIRLGKQIR; the protein is encoded by the coding sequence ATGCGCATTGGCATCAAACTGATGCTGGTCGTTGCGGCAGCCCTCGTGGCTGCCGCACCGGCGCATGCACAGCGGCAGAGCCTGGCCGACCGTGTCGGTTCCCTCGAGCAGCAGATGTACAACAACAGTGCCAACCAGGACCTGTTGAACCAGATCAATCAGCTGCGGCAGCAGGTCACCAGCCTGCAGTCGACCCTCGAGCAGATCCAGCACGAAAACGCCCAGCTCAAGCAGTCCGCCCAGGACCAGTACCTGGATCTGGACAGCCGCCTGAACCGGTTGGAAGGGGGCAATGCAGCGCCGGCCCTGCCGCCTGTTCCGGCCACCTCGTCGACGGCCCCTGCGGCCCCGGCGCAGCCCACTGCAGCGGCCACTTCCGAGCGGCCGCCTTCGGTGCATGGCGACCCGGGCAGCCTCGCGGCGACCGGTGATGAGCGCACCTCGTACAACGTCGCCTTCGATGCCCTCAAGGCTGGCAAGTACGACGATTCGGCACAGCTGTTCCTGAGCTTCCTGGAGCTGTACCCCAACGGCGTCTACACCCCCAATGCGCTGTACTGGCTGGGTGAGAGCTACTACGCCACCCGCAATTTCCCGATGGCCGAGACCCAGTTCCGCGAACTGATCTCGCGTTATCCCACCCACGACAAGGCCTCCGGCGGCCTGCTCAAGGTTGGCCTCTCGCTGTATGGCGAAGGCAAGGTCGACCAGGCCCAGCAGACCCTGGAAACCGTCGTGGCGCAGTACCCGGGCTCGGACGCCGCGCGCACCGCGCAGGACCGCCTGCAGTCGATCCGCCTGGGCAAGCAGATCCGCTGA
- the pal gene encoding peptidoglycan-associated lipoprotein Pal yields the protein MNKSTRVLLVSLLSVAVLAGCSKKVKEEPAAPVDTGSTTAPTAPATSGLYGPGDLDTDACLRQRVVYFDLDKEEVKPEFQAIMACHAKYLRDRPSSRITLQGHTDERGSRAYNQALGERRGNGVNSALQANGGSASQLTVVSYGEERPVCTESNESCWSQNRRVEIVYTAQ from the coding sequence ATGAACAAGTCCACCCGCGTTCTGCTTGTTTCCCTGCTGTCTGTGGCCGTCCTGGCCGGTTGCTCGAAGAAGGTGAAGGAAGAGCCGGCAGCCCCGGTCGACACCGGTTCGACCACCGCTCCGACCGCTCCGGCCACCTCCGGCCTGTACGGCCCGGGTGACCTGGACACCGACGCTTGCCTGCGCCAGCGCGTTGTCTACTTCGACCTGGACAAGGAAGAAGTGAAGCCGGAATTCCAGGCCATCATGGCTTGCCACGCCAAGTACCTGCGTGACCGTCCGTCCTCGCGCATCACCCTGCAGGGCCACACCGACGAGCGCGGTTCGCGCGCGTACAACCAGGCCCTGGGCGAGCGTCGTGGCAACGGCGTCAACTCGGCCCTGCAGGCCAACGGTGGCTCGGCTTCGCAGCTGACCGTCGTGTCCTACGGTGAAGAGCGTCCGGTCTGCACCGAGTCGAACGAGTCCTGCTGGTCGCAGAACCGTCGCGTCGAAATCGTCTACACCGCGCAGTAA
- the tolB gene encoding Tol-Pal system beta propeller repeat protein TolB: MKKMPRWLAVFAALLLPFAAFAQQRSLDLEIIGGNASALPITIVPMPYQGSAGAPQTDVAGVVRADLERSGQFRTLPEAQIVEKPTRGGEIQFPTWRALKQNYIVVGRVIDAGAGAYRVEYELFDVPKGERLLGLAMTARGNAMRDVAHQMADAIYEKITGVRGAFWTRIAYVTASGKGDAMRYALMVADSDGYNPQTIVRSAEPLLSPSWSPDGGKLAYVSFERGNSAIYIQNISTGARELVTSFRGINSAPAFSPDGRKLALTLSRSGNPEIYVMDLGSKQLTQLTNHFAIDTEPTWAPDGSAVYFTSDRGGRPQVYKVGAGGGSAERVTFQGNYNAKPSVSYDGKKIAVAQGSGNSYKIAVMDSSLGSPRWNTLSVGSLDESPSFAPNASMVLYAAREGGRGVLYAVSADGRVRQRLVLADGDVREPAWSPYRTQR, encoded by the coding sequence ATGAAGAAGATGCCTCGCTGGCTTGCCGTGTTTGCGGCCCTGTTGCTGCCCTTCGCTGCCTTCGCGCAGCAGAGGAGCCTTGACCTTGAAATCATCGGCGGCAATGCCTCCGCGCTGCCGATTACCATCGTGCCGATGCCCTACCAGGGTTCGGCGGGCGCCCCGCAGACCGATGTGGCCGGCGTCGTCCGCGCCGACCTGGAGCGTTCGGGCCAGTTCCGCACGCTGCCCGAAGCGCAGATCGTGGAAAAGCCGACCCGTGGCGGCGAGATCCAGTTCCCGACCTGGCGCGCACTGAAGCAGAACTACATCGTCGTCGGCCGCGTCATCGACGCCGGTGCCGGCGCCTACCGCGTCGAGTACGAACTGTTTGACGTGCCCAAGGGCGAGCGCCTGCTGGGTCTGGCCATGACCGCACGTGGCAACGCCATGCGCGACGTGGCCCACCAGATGGCCGATGCCATCTACGAGAAGATCACCGGTGTGCGCGGCGCCTTCTGGACCCGCATCGCCTATGTCACCGCCAGCGGCAAGGGCGATGCCATGCGCTACGCGCTGATGGTCGCCGACTCGGATGGCTACAACCCGCAGACCATCGTCCGCTCGGCCGAGCCGCTGCTGTCGCCGTCGTGGAGCCCGGATGGCGGCAAGCTCGCCTACGTCAGCTTCGAGCGTGGCAACTCGGCCATCTACATCCAGAACATCTCCACCGGCGCCCGTGAGCTGGTCACCAGCTTCCGCGGCATCAACAGCGCCCCGGCCTTCTCGCCGGACGGCCGCAAGCTGGCCCTTACCCTGTCGCGTTCGGGCAACCCGGAGATCTACGTGATGGACCTGGGCAGCAAGCAGCTGACCCAGCTGACCAACCACTTCGCCATCGACACCGAGCCGACCTGGGCCCCGGACGGCAGCGCGGTGTACTTCACCTCCGACCGCGGCGGCCGTCCGCAGGTCTACAAGGTGGGCGCCGGCGGCGGCAGTGCCGAGCGCGTGACCTTCCAGGGCAACTACAACGCCAAGCCCTCGGTGTCCTATGACGGCAAGAAGATCGCCGTGGCACAGGGCTCGGGCAACAGCTACAAGATCGCGGTGATGGACAGCTCGCTGGGCTCCCCGCGCTGGAACACCCTGTCGGTCGGCTCGCTGGACGAGTCGCCGAGCTTCGCCCCGAACGCGAGCATGGTGCTGTACGCCGCACGCGAAGGTGGCCGTGGTGTGCTGTATGCCGTGTCGGCCGATGGGCGCGTCCGCCAGCGCCTGGTGCTGGCCGATGGTGACGTGCGCGAACCGGCATGGTCGCCATACCGTACCCAACGCTAA
- the tolA gene encoding cell envelope integrity protein TolA, translated as MHADTLPPPHKQEPGWGLPLALAVLVHVLVALVFIVAWLWSPERNTEAAAGDPSVEASLALSSSEAAAARQALRQSEKLEDLPEPVAEPVPVPEDTIPPPQPIEEPRPQDAPTPQQQQAQERVAQPDTKDQEAANALAISQEKAKQEQEAKRRQEQIDLTERKRQEEAEQKARLAKQQEEDAKKKIADQQKVAADKAEAERQKKIADIRAKREQAEKEAKLAEQKLRQVAAARNAAGTTPAGSTGAAQPANGGGGTSDDLSAKYAAALVNKIRGSWTRPDSVPIGQRCQITITQIPGGQVLQAKVGANCPYDEAGKRSIEAAVLNAQPLPYRGFESVFARTLNLTFTPQD; from the coding sequence ATGCACGCTGACACCCTGCCACCGCCGCACAAGCAGGAACCGGGCTGGGGCCTGCCCCTGGCGCTGGCCGTGCTGGTGCACGTGCTGGTCGCGCTGGTCTTCATCGTGGCCTGGCTGTGGTCGCCGGAGCGCAACACCGAAGCCGCCGCCGGCGACCCGTCGGTCGAGGCCAGCCTGGCGCTGTCCTCCTCCGAGGCAGCCGCCGCGCGCCAGGCCCTGCGCCAGTCGGAAAAGCTGGAAGACCTGCCCGAACCGGTCGCCGAGCCGGTGCCCGTGCCGGAAGACACCATCCCGCCGCCGCAGCCGATCGAGGAGCCGCGCCCGCAGGACGCGCCCACGCCGCAGCAGCAACAGGCGCAGGAGCGCGTGGCGCAGCCGGATACCAAGGACCAGGAAGCCGCCAATGCCCTGGCCATCTCGCAGGAGAAGGCCAAGCAGGAGCAGGAAGCCAAGCGCCGCCAGGAACAGATCGACCTGACCGAACGCAAGCGCCAGGAAGAAGCCGAGCAGAAGGCACGCCTGGCCAAGCAGCAGGAAGAGGACGCCAAGAAGAAGATCGCTGACCAGCAGAAGGTGGCGGCTGACAAGGCCGAGGCCGAGCGGCAGAAGAAGATCGCCGACATCCGGGCCAAGCGCGAGCAGGCCGAGAAGGAAGCCAAGCTGGCCGAGCAGAAGCTGCGCCAGGTGGCCGCCGCGCGCAACGCCGCAGGCACGACCCCGGCCGGCAGCACCGGCGCGGCCCAGCCGGCCAACGGCGGTGGCGGTACCAGCGATGATCTTTCGGCGAAGTACGCTGCGGCGCTGGTGAACAAGATCCGTGGCTCGTGGACGCGTCCGGACAGCGTGCCGATCGGCCAGCGCTGCCAGATCACCATCACCCAGATTCCGGGTGGCCAGGTGCTGCAGGCCAAGGTGGGCGCCAACTGCCCCTACGACGAGGCCGGCAAGCGCTCGATCGAGGCCGCGGTGCTCAATGCGCAGCCGCTGCCGTATCGCGGTTTTGAATCGGTGTTCGCGCGTACGCTCAACCTGACATTTACGCCGCAGGACTGA
- the tolR gene encoding protein TolR: protein MSAAIGRRKRRKLKSEINVVPYIDVMLVLLIIFMVTAPLLTLSFDVDLPQSNAKALESKQDPVVVSVRQDGQLSLKLPDAKEPTAVSAEELLGRLSGIAAQDKDVRVIVAADRAVAYEKVVDAMDVIKRAKIDKVGLATDAR, encoded by the coding sequence ATGTCCGCTGCCATCGGTCGCCGCAAGCGCCGCAAGCTGAAATCGGAAATCAACGTCGTTCCCTACATCGACGTCATGCTGGTGCTGTTGATCATCTTCATGGTCACCGCGCCGCTGCTTACCCTGAGCTTTGATGTTGACCTGCCGCAGTCCAACGCCAAGGCGCTGGAAAGCAAGCAGGACCCGGTGGTCGTCTCGGTCCGCCAGGACGGCCAGCTGAGCCTGAAGCTGCCCGACGCCAAGGAGCCGACCGCGGTCAGCGCCGAGGAGCTGCTGGGCCGCCTGTCCGGCATCGCCGCACAGGACAAGGACGTGCGCGTGATCGTCGCCGCCGACCGTGCCGTGGCCTATGAAAAGGTCGTCGACGCGATGGATGTCATCAAGCGCGCCAAGATCGACAAGGTAGGCCTGGCCACCGATGCACGCTGA
- the tolQ gene encoding protein TolQ yields the protein MIATLLALQATVTEALPADVSNAATQTLAQATTGGGINYLELMAKASLPVKLIVLLLLIGSFVSWVIIFRKARVFKQATREADEFENRFWSGADLGKLYSSATDRSRNVGGLEAIFESGFREYSRLRDKRRLDGRAQLEGAQRAMRTTYTREVDQLERNLELLANIGSTAPYVGLVGTVFGIMVTMHDMISSGAQAGIAAVAPGISEALFATAIGLFVAIPAVWAYNRFTTRVERMSVRFETFAEEFSSILQRQSAGDE from the coding sequence ATGATCGCAACGCTCCTGGCCCTGCAGGCCACGGTCACCGAGGCACTGCCGGCCGATGTCAGCAACGCCGCGACCCAGACCCTTGCCCAGGCCACCACCGGCGGCGGCATCAACTACCTCGAACTGATGGCCAAGGCCAGCCTGCCGGTGAAGCTCATCGTGCTGCTGCTGCTGATCGGCTCGTTCGTCAGCTGGGTGATCATTTTCCGCAAGGCCCGCGTGTTCAAGCAGGCCACCCGCGAAGCCGACGAGTTCGAGAACCGCTTCTGGTCCGGCGCCGACCTGGGCAAGCTGTACAGCTCGGCCACCGACCGCAGCCGCAATGTCGGCGGCCTGGAAGCCATCTTCGAATCCGGTTTCCGCGAGTACAGCCGCCTGCGCGACAAGCGTCGCCTGGACGGCCGCGCGCAGCTGGAAGGTGCCCAGCGCGCCATGCGCACCACCTACACCCGTGAAGTGGACCAGCTCGAGCGCAACCTCGAACTGCTGGCCAACATCGGCTCCACCGCCCCGTACGTGGGCCTGGTCGGCACCGTGTTCGGCATCATGGTGACCATGCACGACATGATCAGCAGCGGTGCCCAGGCCGGTATCGCCGCCGTCGCCCCGGGTATCTCCGAAGCGCTGTTCGCCACCGCCATCGGCCTGTTCGTGGCGATCCCGGCGGTGTGGGCCTACAACCGCTTCACCACCCGCGTGGAACGCATGTCGGTGCGGTTCGAAACCTTCGCCGAAGAGTTCAGCTCCATCCTGCAGCGCCAGAGCGCTGGCGACGAGTAA
- the ybgC gene encoding tol-pal system-associated acyl-CoA thioesterase translates to MSVEPRFSWPTRIYWEDTDAGGVVYHARYVAFMERARTEWMRALGYGQERMRSEHGMVFAVRSMQMDFIKPARLDDALQVSATLVQLKKASMVFDQRVERDGELLLSAQVRIAALDAASFRPRGMDEPVLAALQPYLHPESEL, encoded by the coding sequence ATGTCGGTTGAGCCCCGATTCAGTTGGCCGACACGCATTTACTGGGAAGATACGGACGCTGGCGGGGTGGTCTACCACGCCCGCTACGTGGCCTTCATGGAACGGGCCCGGACCGAATGGATGCGCGCGCTGGGCTACGGCCAGGAGCGCATGCGCAGCGAGCACGGCATGGTGTTCGCGGTGCGTTCGATGCAGATGGACTTCATCAAGCCGGCCCGGCTGGATGACGCCCTGCAGGTGAGCGCCACCCTGGTCCAGCTGAAGAAGGCCAGCATGGTCTTCGACCAGCGGGTCGAGCGCGACGGCGAGCTTCTGCTGTCGGCCCAGGTCCGCATCGCCGCACTGGACGCGGCCAGTTTCCGCCCGCGTGGCATGGACGAACCCGTCCTTGCCGCGCTGCAACCCTACCTCCACCCCGAATCCGAACTTTGA